In the Gossypium raimondii isolate GPD5lz chromosome 9, ASM2569854v1, whole genome shotgun sequence genome, one interval contains:
- the LOC105800144 gene encoding uncharacterized protein LOC105800144, which translates to MVKLASARESRTYGPRLAQSRAEYMNAGLYLFSTIVLICGFAAEFSREPRSGLVLMLIALGLIILVNIHDLLAHLAGIDYRFTLMGFDPQLALVEFSVPLVQILGSLLLFLGILFLFIQAEKGYGFFKLERHALGMLIAGPVLWVVGSIHNSCQIYERADAHVQILQQSVHVPFLIGSVLFMVGAILNGREQTGVMRHGLQLLGKRWVWLGICGSVMFMIGGLTNVVKVFKMQQMNGIRLEKLRGGAQDGLVEGREGQVPLIIDDLRRKMEVDEVKAATAATPTPYKDVLLART; encoded by the exons ATGGTGAAACTAGCCTCAGCAAGAGAGAGTCGAACGTACGGTCCAAGGCTGGCTCAAAGCAGGGCCGAGTACATGAACGCAGGGCTATATTTGTTTTCAACCATTGTGTTAATTTGTGGTTTTGCAGCAGAGTTTTCAAGGGAACCCAGATCGGGTCTTGTTCTAATGCTTATTGCATTGGGTCTTATAATTTTGGTTAACATCCATGACCTTTTGGCTCATCTCGCCGGCATCGATTATCGTTTCACTTTGATGGGTTTCGATCCCCAGCTTGCTCTCGTTGAATTCTCTGTTCCACTGGTTCAAATCTTAGGCTCACTGCTTCTCTTTCTGGGAATTCTCTTCCTCTTCATTCAG GCGGAGAAAGGGTACGGGTTTTTTAAACTGGAGAGGCATGCTTTGGGAATGCTTATTGCTGGACCGGTTTTATGGGTTGTTGGGTCGATTCATAACTCGTGTCAAATCTATGAGAGAGCCGATGCACATGTTCAAATCTTGCAACAGAGTGTCCACGTCCCGTTTTTAATTGGCAGTGTATTGTTCATGGTGGGAGCTATTCTCAACGGCCGCGAGCAAACTGGAGTTATGCGTCATGGTTTACAATTACTG GGAAAAAGATGGGTGTGGTTAGGGATATGTGGGAGCGTAATGTTTATGATAGGGGGGTTGACGAATGTGGTAAAGGTGTTCAAGATGCAGCAGATGAACGGGATTAGGCTTGAGAAATTGCGTGGCGGAGCACAAGACGGGTTGGTTGAAGGCAGGGAAGGGCAGGTGCCGCTCATTATTGACGACCTGCGGAGGAAAATGGAAGTTGATGAGGTCAAAGCCGCCACTGCTGCGACGCCCACGCCTTACAAGGATGTGCTTCTTGCTCGgacttga
- the LOC105800145 gene encoding ATP-dependent zinc metalloprotease FTSH 11, chloroplastic/mitochondrial has translation MILSLSLFCPHHPCLSSPLPIPRFHPPPPSLSFNPTPFCPPPLFLFSRLHPHPFSIPCSLHPDNVNSDSKLDSHLEPSTPLVSDVDGFENAAEGIEANNIDEEPENAVDNNGQSDELVGDKGPKTKIPVMVFFMGIWAMIKNGMDKLLALDWFSWWLFWRQEKRLDRLIAEADVNPKDAAKQSALLAELNKHSPESVIKRFEQRDHAVDSRGVAEYLRALVVTNAIAEYLPDEQAGKPSSLPTLLQELKQRASGNVDEPFLSPGISQKHPLHVVMVDPKVSNRSRFAQELISTILFTVAVGLVWLMGAAALQKYVGSLGGIGTSGVGSSSSYAPKELNKEVMPEKNVKTFKDVKGCDDAKQELEEVVEYLKNPSKFTRLGGKLPKGILLTGAPGTGKTLLAKAIAGEAGVPFFYRAGSEFEEMFVGVGARRVRSLFQAAKKKAPCIIFIDEIDAIGSTRKQWEGHTKKTLHQLLVEMDGFEQNEGIILMAATNLPDILDPALTRPGRFDRHIVVPNPDLRGRQEILELYLHDKPLSDDVDVKAIARGTPGFNGADLANLVNIAAIKAAVEGANKVTASQLEHAKDRILMGTERKTMFLSEESKKLTAYHESGHAIVAFNTEGAHPIHKATIMPRGSALGMVTQLPSDDETSISKKQLLARLDVCMGGRVAEELIFGQDHVTTGARSDLQTATELAKYMVSNCGMSDAIGPVNIKERPSSEMQSRIDAEVVKLLREAYDRVTTLLKKHEKALHALANALLEYETLSAEEIKRILLPHREGGFPEQQEQQEEGELVLA, from the exons ATGATCCTCTCCCTTTCTCTCTTCTGCCCTCATCACCCTTgtctttcttctcctcttcctATCCCACGCTTTCACCCTCCTCCTCCTTCCCTCTCTTTCAACCCCACTCCCTTTTGCCCTCCCccacttttccttttttcccgATTGCATCCCCATCCCTTTTCAATCCCTTGCTCATTGCACCCCGACAATGTTAATTCCGATTCCAAATTGGATTCCCATCTTGAACCTTCCACCCCTTTGGTTTCGGATGTTGATGGATTTGAGAATGCAGCCGAGGGGATTGAAGCGAATAACATCGATGAGGAACCTGAGAATGCGGTGGACAACAATGGGCAGAGTGATGAATTGGTGGGAGATAAAGGGCCCAAAACCAAAATCCCTGTCATGGTGTTTTTTATGGGAATTTGGGCTATGATAAAGAATGGAATGGACAAATTGTTAGCTTTGGATTGGTTCAGTTGGTGGCTGTTTTGGCGTCAGGAGAAACGTCTTGACCGCTTGATTGCCGAAGCCGATGTCAATCCCAAAGATGCCGCTAAACAAAGCGCTTTGCTAGCTGAGCTTAACAAGCACAG tccCGAGTCCGTGATTAAGCGATTTGAACAAAGGGATCATGCGGTAGACAGTAGAGGAGTTGCCGAATATCTTCGAGCGTTGGTAGTCACTAATGCCATTGCTGAATATCTTCCGGATGAACAAGCTGGAAAGCCTTCTAGTCTTCCTACTTTG TTGCAAGAATTAAAGCAGCGTGCATCTGGGAATGTGGATGAGCCCTTCTTAAGCCCAGGAATTTCTCAGAAGCATCCGTTGCATGTCGTGATG GTTGATCCTAAAGTTTCAAACAGATCACGGTTTGCACAAGAGCTTATTTCAACTATCTTGTTCACGGTTGCTGTTGGATTGGTTTG GTTAATGGGTGCTGCTGCACTTCAGAAGTATGTAGGAAGTTTGGGTGGAATAGGAACTTCAGGTGTTGGATCAAGTTCCTCATATGCCCCCAAAGAATTGAACAAGGAAGTGATGCCTGAGAAG AATGTTAAAACATTTAAGGATGTCAAAGGCTGTGATGATGCAAAACAAGAGCTTGAGGAAGTAGTGGAGTACCTTAAAAACCCATCAAAGTTCACCCGCCTTGGGGGAAAGCTGCCAAAG GGAATCCTTTTGACTGGAGCACCTGGAACTGGAAAAACTTTGCTGGCCAAG GCTATTGCTGGGGAAGCTGGGGTACCTTTCTTCTATAGAGCAGGATCTGAATTTGAGGAAAT GTTTGTTGGTGTTGGTGCTCGGCGTGTGAGATCCCTTTTCCAAGCAGCTAAGAAAAAG gCTCCTTGCATCATTTTCATTGATGAAATAGATGCTATTGGATCCACACGAAAACAATGGGAAGGCCACACCAAAAAAACACTGCATCAGCTGCTAGTTGAAATGGATGGTTTTGAACAGAATGAG GGAATAATTCTGATGGCTGCAACAAATCTACCTGATATTCTTGATCCAGCTTTGACAAGACCTGGTAGATTTGATAGGCAT ATCGTTGTCCCTAATCCAGATTTAAGAGGCCGTCAAGAGATTTTGGAGCTCTACCTACATGATAAACCTTTATCTGATGACGTAGATGTTAAAGCAATTGCTCGTGGTACTCCTGGATTCAATGGAGCAG ATCTAGCAAACTTGGTGAACATTGCTGCAATTAAAGCTGCAGTTGAAGGTGCAAATAAAGTGACTGCTTCACAGTTGGAGCATGCTAAAGATAGGATACTCATGGGTACTGAACGTAAAACAATGTTTTTATCAGAAGAGTCAAAGAAG CTCACTGCTTATCATGAGAGTGGCCATGCAATTGTCGCTTTCAACACTGAAGGTGCACATCCAATCCACAAGGCTACAATCATGCCCCGTGGATCTGCTCTGGGAATGGTAACCCAATTGCCATCAGATGATGAGACGTCAATCAGCAAGAAGCAATTATTAGCTCGTCTTGATGTTTGTATGGGAGGAAGAGTTGCGGAAGAACTCATTTTCGGCCAGGACCATGTCACAACTGGAGCAAGGAGTGATCTACAGACGGCTACAGAGCTTGCTAAGTATATG GTATCAAATTGTGGGATGAGTGATGCAATTGGGCCAGTTAATATTAAAGAGCGACCAAGTTCAGAAATGCAGTCTCGCATTGATGCTGAA GTTGTAAAGCTTCTAAGAGAAGCATATGATCGTGTGACAACCCTGTTAAAAAAG CACGAGAAGGCATTGCACGCATTAGCAAATGCACTTTTGGAGTACGAAACACTAAGTGCAGAAGAAATAAAGCGCATTCTTCTCCCACATCGGGAAGGAGGTTTTCCCGAACAGCAAGAACAACAGGAAGAGGGGGAGCTAGTATTGGCGTAA
- the LOC105800148 gene encoding abscisic acid receptor PYL8, with product MNVSSSAAATEYIKRHHRHEAGENQCSSALVKLIKAPLPLVWSLVRRFDEPQKYKPFVSRCVAPGNLEIGSLREVDVKSGLPATTSTERLELLDDNEHILSIRIIGGDHRLQNYSSIISVHPEIIDGRPGTLVIESFVVDVPEGNTKDETCFFVEALIKCNLKSLADVSEGLAMQDQTERIDIRKLGAER from the exons ATGAACGTGAGTAGCAGTGCGGCGGCGACTGAGTATATAAAGAGGCATCACAGGCATGAGGCTGGAGAGAATCAGTGTAGTTCAGCTCTCGTTAAGCTCATCAAAGCTCCTCTCCCTCTG GTATGGTCTTTGGTGAGAAGATTTGATGAACCTCAGAAGTATAAACCCTTTGTCAGCCGGTGTGTGGCGCCAGGAAACCTTGAAATTGGGAGTCTTAGAGAAGTGGATGTCAAGTCGGGACTCCCGGCGACTACGAGTACTGAAAGACTGGAACTCCTAGATGATAATGAGCATATCCTAAGCATAAGGATTATCGGTGGGGATCATCGACTTCAG AACTACTCTTCCATCATATCAGTCCATCCGGAGATAATAGATGGAAGACCTGGGACACTAGTGATCGAATCCTTCGTGGTGGATGTACCGGAGGGTAATACCAAAGATGAAACATGTTTCTTTGTTGAAGCATTGATCAAATGCAATCTCAAATCACTTGCAGATGTGTCGGAGGGGCTGGCAATGCAGGACCAGACTGAACGGATCGATATTCGAAAGTTGGGGGCTGAAAGATAA
- the LOC105800147 gene encoding probable trehalose-phosphate phosphatase D isoform X2, translated as MAKFLSRDINLMGFQISHSNKQKLKPFYDDPDSMLPDVEAYASWLHPSALNSFDCIMKEAKGKKVVVFLDYDGTLSPIVEDPDKAFMSTEMRAALREVAKQFPTSIISGRSRDKVKEFVQLNNVCYAGSHGLDIMQPPKSRDKKGNEGAFQPAKLFLPAIQEISMELEHKIRETQGSKIEDNMFCISVHYRQVPPQDQGNLKEKVKSVVENRPEFRLTEGKMVIEVRPSIEWNKGDALNYLLHTFGFSNADDVLSLYIGDDQTDEDAFKVIAGKREGFPIVVSSIPKETKAWYSLRDPSEVLAFLLRLAKWNKSQASFLQLDYI; from the exons ATGGCAAAGTTTTTAAGCAGAGACATTAATTTAATGGGGTTTCAAATATCACATTCCAATAAACAGAAATTAAAACCTTTCTATGATGATCCTGACTCTATGCTACCTGATGTTGAAGCCTATGCTTCCTGGCTG CACCCTTCTGCATTGAACTCATTTGATTGCATAATGAAAGAAGCGAAGGGGAAAAAGGTGGTGGTGTTTTTAGACTATGACGGCACACTTTCCCCAATTGTTGAAGACCCTGATAAGGCTTTCATGTCTACTGAG ATGCGTGCGGCACTGCGTGAGGTAGCAAAGCAATTTCCAACATCTATAATCAGCGGTAGGAGCCGAGACAAG GTTAAAGAATTTGTACAGTTAAATAATGTATGTTATGCTGGAAGTCATGGGCTAGACATTATGCAACCTCCCAAATCCCGTGATAAAAAG GGAAATGAAGGCGCCTTTCAACCCGCTAAGTTATTTTTACCTGCAATTCAAGAG ATCTCAATGGAGTTGGAACACAAGATTAGAGAAACACAAGGTTCTAAGATAGAGGACAACATGTTTTGCATCTCTGTACATTATCGACAAGTTCCACCGCAG GATCAAGGAAATTTGAAGGAGAAAGTGAAATCTGTGGTTGAAAATCGTCCCGAATTTCGTCTTACTGAGGGTAAAATG GTAATAGAAGTGCGGCCATCAATTGAGTGGAACAAAGGTGATGCCCTCAATTATTTGCTTCACACTTTCGGGTTCAGCAATGCCGATGATGTTCTCTCTTTGTACATTGGAGATGATCAAACTGACGAAGATGCATTCAAG GTGATAGCAGGTAAAAGGGAAGGGTTTCCCATCGTAGTATCTTCCATTCCGAAGGAAACAAAAGCATGGTACTCCTTACGCGATCCATCAGAAGTCTTAGCTTTCCTATTACGTCTAGCCAAATGGAACAAATCCCAGGCTTCCTTTCTTCAACTAGATTATATTTGA
- the LOC105800147 gene encoding probable trehalose-phosphate phosphatase D isoform X1 — translation MAKFLSRDINLMGFQISHSNKQKLKPFYDDPDSMLPDVEAYASWLLKHPSALNSFDCIMKEAKGKKVVVFLDYDGTLSPIVEDPDKAFMSTEMRAALREVAKQFPTSIISGRSRDKVKEFVQLNNVCYAGSHGLDIMQPPKSRDKKGNEGAFQPAKLFLPAIQEISMELEHKIRETQGSKIEDNMFCISVHYRQVPPQDQGNLKEKVKSVVENRPEFRLTEGKMVIEVRPSIEWNKGDALNYLLHTFGFSNADDVLSLYIGDDQTDEDAFKVIAGKREGFPIVVSSIPKETKAWYSLRDPSEVLAFLLRLAKWNKSQASFLQLDYI, via the exons ATGGCAAAGTTTTTAAGCAGAGACATTAATTTAATGGGGTTTCAAATATCACATTCCAATAAACAGAAATTAAAACCTTTCTATGATGATCCTGACTCTATGCTACCTGATGTTGAAGCCTATGCTTCCTGGCTG CTGAAGCACCCTTCTGCATTGAACTCATTTGATTGCATAATGAAAGAAGCGAAGGGGAAAAAGGTGGTGGTGTTTTTAGACTATGACGGCACACTTTCCCCAATTGTTGAAGACCCTGATAAGGCTTTCATGTCTACTGAG ATGCGTGCGGCACTGCGTGAGGTAGCAAAGCAATTTCCAACATCTATAATCAGCGGTAGGAGCCGAGACAAG GTTAAAGAATTTGTACAGTTAAATAATGTATGTTATGCTGGAAGTCATGGGCTAGACATTATGCAACCTCCCAAATCCCGTGATAAAAAG GGAAATGAAGGCGCCTTTCAACCCGCTAAGTTATTTTTACCTGCAATTCAAGAG ATCTCAATGGAGTTGGAACACAAGATTAGAGAAACACAAGGTTCTAAGATAGAGGACAACATGTTTTGCATCTCTGTACATTATCGACAAGTTCCACCGCAG GATCAAGGAAATTTGAAGGAGAAAGTGAAATCTGTGGTTGAAAATCGTCCCGAATTTCGTCTTACTGAGGGTAAAATG GTAATAGAAGTGCGGCCATCAATTGAGTGGAACAAAGGTGATGCCCTCAATTATTTGCTTCACACTTTCGGGTTCAGCAATGCCGATGATGTTCTCTCTTTGTACATTGGAGATGATCAAACTGACGAAGATGCATTCAAG GTGATAGCAGGTAAAAGGGAAGGGTTTCCCATCGTAGTATCTTCCATTCCGAAGGAAACAAAAGCATGGTACTCCTTACGCGATCCATCAGAAGTCTTAGCTTTCCTATTACGTCTAGCCAAATGGAACAAATCCCAGGCTTCCTTTCTTCAACTAGATTATATTTGA
- the LOC105800149 gene encoding uncharacterized protein LOC105800149 yields MECNKDEAFRAKEIAERKVREKDFAGAKKFAMKAQNLYPGLDGITQMLTILDVYISAENKASGEADWYGVLGVTAYADDEVVRKQYRKLALMLHPDKNKLVGADGAFKLVSEAWSLLSDQAKRLAYNQRINLRGTQQKFHTQSDVSSMPPGTNGSHSSSSNIKSNARTQNGNNRVGQASFAPPPNKKPETFWTVCNRCKTQYEYLRVYLNHTLLCPNCHVAFLALEKAPPQNVYQSTNWSSQQQRASGHHDANNNNPFNYGTNSSRSQISEHDRLAQEKVKREREEALKAERLPKKRKDDIYVNGYAGKLATQMPMGNGPCLGSTSESRGLFGIGNTYGYSGSYQKHISQRELSLPEIRNMLMDKALRVIRKKLKDLSSVTEAKNGDKVKGKAREKENRKQRSMANGDGCDTNKDHQGKQPVPASSPGESGRGTAPLSINVPDPDFHNFDLDRGESSFEDDQVWAAYDADDGMPRFYARVHKVISLKPFKMKISWLNSRSNSEFGELDWVGSGFSKTCGEFRSGRHEISETLNSFSHKVQWTKGLRGVIRIYPRKGDVWALYRNWSPDWNEHTPDDVIHKYDMVEVLDDYNEEGGVSLVLLTKVAGFRTVFCKQMDPKEVRRIPKEEMFRFSHQVPNYLLTGQEADNAPAGCRELDPAATPLDLLQVINEADKAPVEDNLSKTKEEMLKEP; encoded by the coding sequence ATGGAGTGCAACAAAGATGAGGCATTTAGGGCAAAAGAAATTGCTGAAAGGAAAGTTAGAGAGAAGGATTTTGCTGGAGCTAAAAAGTTTGCTATGAAGGCTCAAAATTTGTATCCTGGCCTTGATGGTATCACCCAGATGTTGACAATACTTGATGTTTATATTTCTGCCGAGAATAAAGCAAGTGGGGAAGCAGATTGGTATGGTGTGCTTGGTGTGACCGCATATGCTGATGATGAGGTGGTGAGAAAACAATACAGGAAGCTGGCTCTGATGCTTCACCCTGATAAAAACAAGCTTGTAGGCGCAGATGGTGCTTTTAAGCTTGTTTCAGAGGCCTGGAGCTTGTTATCAGATCAGGCTAAGAGATTAGCATATAACCAGAGGATAAATTTGAGAGGAACACAACAAAAGTTTCATACTCAAAGTGATGTTTCATCAATGCCACCTGGAACAAATGGCTCTCACAGTTCTAGTTCTAACATAAAGTCAAATGCTAGGACTCAAAACGGTAACAACCGGGTAGGTCAAGCCTCATTTGCTCCTCCTCCTAATAAAAAGCCTGAAACCTTTTGGACTGTTTGCAATAGATGCAAGACACAGTATGAATACCTCAGGGTTTACTTGAATCACACACTTCTATGCCCTAATTGTCATGTGGCCTTTTTGGCTTTAGAAAAGGCCCCGCCTCAAAATGTTTACCAGTCAACAAATTGGTCTAGCCAGCAGCAGCGGGCTTCTGGGCATCATGATGCAAATAACAATAATCCATTTAATTATGGAACAAATTCTTCTAGATCTCAAATTTCAGAACATGATAGATTGGCTCAAGAGAAAGTGAAAAGGGAACGTGAAGAAGCTCTTAAAGCAGAGAGACTCccgaaaaagagaaaagatgaCATTTATGTTAATGGTTATGCAGGTAAACTGGCAACTCAAATGCCCATGGGAAATGGACCTTGCTTGGGGAGTACATCTGAATCTAGGGGTCTTTTCGGAATTGGAAACACCTATGGGTATTCTGGTAGCTATCAGAAGCACATCAGTCAGAGGGAATTGTCATTACCTGAAATTCGTAACATGCTGATGGATAAGGCCCTGCGTGTCATTCGTAAAAAGCTTAAAGACTTGAGCTCTGTAACTGAAGCTAAAAATGGTGACAAAGTTAAAGGGAAGGccagagagaaagaaaataggaAACAAAGGAGCATGGCAAATGGAGATGGATGTGATACCAATAAAGATCATCAGGGCAAGCAGCCTGTGCCTGCCTCTTCTCCTGGTGAATCTGGTAGAGGGACTGCACCATTGTCTATAAATGTTCCTGATCccgattttcataattttgactTGGATCGAGGTGAAAGTTCTTTTGAAGATGACCAGGTCTGGGCTGCTTATGATGCTGATGATGGGATGCCCCGTTTCTATGCTCGAGTTCACAAGGTGATCTCCTTGAAGCCTTTTAAGATGAAAATCAGTTGGCTCAATTCTAGGAGCAACAGTGAATTTGGTGAGCTGGACTGGGTAGGCTCTGGTTTCTCCAAAACTTGCGGGGAGTTCAGAAGTGGCAGACATGAAATCAGTGAAACGTTAAATTCTTTCTCCCACAAGGTTCAGTGGACTAAAGGCTTGCGTGGGGTAATTAGAATATATCCTAGGAAGGGGGATGTCTGGGCTCTTTACAGGAACTGGTCTCCTGACTGGAATGAACATACACCAGATGATGTGATACACAAATATGACATGGTGGAAGTGCTTGATGATTATAATGAGGAAGGAGGAGTTTCTTTGGTCCTTCTAACTAAGGTTGCCGGTTTTAGGACAGTTTTCTGTAAGCAAATGGACCCCAAGGAAGTGAGGAGGATTCCAAAAGAAGAGATGTTTCGCTTTTCCCATCAGGTGCCTAATTACTTGCTTACGGGCCAAGAAGCTGATAACGCTCCAGCAGGATGTCGTGAGCTAGACCCTGCAGCTACCCCTTTGGATCTACTTCAGGTAATTAATGAAGCCGATAAAGCACCCGTGGAAGATAATTTAAGCAAAACTAAGGAAGAGATGTTAAAAGAGCCATGA